The Planctomycetota bacterium genome has a window encoding:
- a CDS encoding S8 family serine peptidase: MSRIQRALQDSFRRLRRARLQPVQVAVVDSGVDATHPALRGRVAAAWQVIPGADSPRLARVSRARNNDSFGHGTAVAGIIAAIAPNARLLDIRVLDEHCQGGGQALLAGFGQAMAAGARLINLSLACVAEYAPQLHDLCERAYRRNQIVIAARRNMPLADNGFPAEFSSCISVDVMASPSPYAIAFLDPPPIEFAARGENVRVLAAGGGTTHQTGTSFATPAVTGLCALLVGAYPDLKLFELKTLLKHFARRPACGRDRHSGS, encoded by the coding sequence ATGAGCCGCATCCAGCGCGCCCTCCAAGACTCCTTCCGGCGACTTCGCCGTGCCCGCCTTCAGCCGGTTCAAGTCGCGGTCGTGGACAGCGGCGTTGACGCCACGCACCCCGCCCTGCGCGGGCGCGTGGCAGCGGCATGGCAGGTCATCCCGGGCGCGGACTCGCCCCGACTGGCCAGGGTCTCCCGCGCGCGGAACAACGACTCCTTCGGCCACGGCACGGCGGTGGCGGGGATCATCGCGGCCATCGCGCCCAATGCCCGCCTGCTCGACATCCGCGTGCTGGACGAGCATTGCCAAGGGGGCGGGCAGGCGCTCCTGGCGGGCTTCGGGCAGGCCATGGCCGCGGGCGCCCGCCTCATCAACCTCAGCCTCGCCTGCGTCGCCGAATACGCCCCCCAGCTCCACGACCTGTGCGAGCGGGCCTATCGGCGAAACCAGATCGTCATCGCCGCCCGGCGCAACATGCCGCTCGCCGACAACGGCTTCCCCGCGGAATTCTCCTCATGCATCAGCGTGGACGTGATGGCCTCCCCGTCACCCTACGCCATCGCGTTCCTCGACCCGCCGCCCATCGAGTTCGCGGCGCGTGGCGAGAACGTCCGCGTTCTCGCCGCCGGCGGTGGCACCACGCATCAGACGGGCACGAGCTTCGCCACGCCGGCGGTCACAGGGCTGTGCGCCCTCCTCGTGGGCGCCTACCCCGACCTGAAGCTCTTTGAGCTCAAGACCTTGCTCAAGCATTTCGCTCGCCGCCCGGCCTGCGGCAGGGACAGGCATTCGGGTTCTTGA